A portion of the Sphingobacterium spiritivorum genome contains these proteins:
- a CDS encoding SusC/RagA family TonB-linked outer membrane protein, whose product MKQLKQFDGRIKPSFHFSLKKSFWMASATVLLVNTAFARISNTENTHYEKILLSENPQQEFLIKGKVQDAATKSALSGVTLKILGKATATSTDENGSFELKVSANDIIEFSYIGYKKTEYKVSGPASNLLIDLTDETGSLEEVVVTGYSTQRKKDLTGSVAVVDVNQLKTQPVASAVEALQGRATGVQIVTDGAPGSTPQIKIRGFSTINNNEPLYVIDGVPFEGKLSWLNQNDIESMQVLKDASAASIYGARANNGVIIITTKSGKSGKAQINLDAYYGVQVPNSSRFPKMITPQQELDIENRLTGNSNTLPDYLVAGSKTGHDITQADIDMAKYNYRAKSRADFYQITKANKEGTNWFKELSQNAPTQSYQLSAAGGTDDAKYAMSAGYLGQKGTIIHTGFDKFNVRANTSFSALNKKLRFGENLQYSFTEGYGIGVNTNTAGDYIGEGSALGFAYRIHNIIPVYDEGGNFAGSLGGKYGNGENPVAIAYRAKDNKNKNNFFFGNAFTEYDIIDGLTLRTNFGLKYENYNGVSYRYPNPEFTEGNFSNSISEYFGFTTEWTWTNTLNYRKTFGDHNLNILAGTEAIQNRYRQLDGSGRDLFTMSSLDYLYLGAASGQSSTSEGTVGSMFSLFGKVDYSFKDRYILSATIRRDGSSNFGSANKYGVFPGVSGAWRVSEEEFLKGTSWLSDLKLRAGYGVTGNQRIPSDQYFRRFESAVNSSSYPINGTVLTGMWLSDYDNSNVKWEQVSALNLGIDFSILNGDLDGSFDWYNKKTTDMLYRLPLPAIAVGRANSPYVNVGEMQNKGIEFSLNYHYGKRQQRPFTLDLSANISRNINKVVSLAPSISQDIYGSFRSMETSLLKAGEPLGSFFGYKVIGIYQSASDVASSPSYELARAGGLKYEDINGDGKIDASDRTVIGSPHPDFVYSFNISGAYKNFDFMMYFYGSQGNQNYEATRYFTDFGVFKGQKSVRVLDEWSPTNTSSMIPSQGGSDVSSLEYASSSYYIQDASFLKLKNLQIGYSLPTEKIFKSTSGVRKLRVYFGVTNLFTITKYEGLDPEVSATPSDYPAFGVDFGVYPQSRQYMLGLSLGF is encoded by the coding sequence ATGAAACAACTTAAACAGTTTGATGGAAGAATTAAGCCGTCCTTCCATTTTTCACTCAAGAAATCCTTCTGGATGGCTAGTGCCACAGTATTGCTTGTCAATACGGCATTTGCCCGAATTTCTAATACTGAAAACACACATTATGAGAAAATTTTACTGAGCGAAAATCCTCAACAGGAATTCCTGATTAAAGGAAAGGTACAGGATGCTGCTACAAAATCAGCACTATCTGGTGTTACCCTGAAAATACTGGGGAAAGCTACAGCTACTTCAACTGATGAAAATGGTTCATTTGAACTGAAAGTAAGTGCCAACGACATTATCGAATTCTCTTATATAGGATATAAGAAGACCGAATATAAAGTCTCCGGGCCGGCCAGCAATCTGCTTATTGACCTGACTGATGAGACCGGATCACTGGAAGAAGTCGTTGTTACAGGTTATTCTACACAGCGTAAGAAGGATCTGACGGGTTCTGTTGCTGTCGTGGATGTCAATCAATTAAAGACACAACCCGTAGCAAGTGCCGTAGAAGCACTTCAGGGGCGGGCAACAGGGGTACAGATCGTGACAGACGGTGCTCCGGGATCTACTCCGCAGATCAAGATCCGTGGATTCAGTACGATTAATAACAACGAGCCTCTCTATGTTATTGACGGTGTGCCTTTTGAAGGAAAATTGAGCTGGTTAAATCAAAATGATATCGAATCGATGCAGGTATTGAAAGATGCTTCCGCAGCTTCTATATACGGTGCCCGTGCTAATAACGGGGTTATTATTATCACAACAAAAAGTGGGAAATCCGGAAAAGCGCAAATCAATCTCGATGCTTATTATGGTGTACAGGTGCCAAACAGCTCTAGATTTCCAAAAATGATTACTCCTCAGCAGGAACTGGATATTGAAAATCGCCTGACCGGAAATAGTAATACCTTACCTGATTATTTAGTAGCCGGCTCTAAAACCGGACATGATATTACACAGGCGGATATTGATATGGCCAAATACAATTATCGCGCTAAATCCAGAGCGGACTTTTACCAGATTACCAAAGCCAACAAAGAAGGTACAAACTGGTTTAAAGAGCTTTCTCAAAATGCACCTACCCAATCGTATCAGTTGAGTGCGGCAGGAGGTACAGATGATGCTAAATATGCAATGTCTGCCGGCTATCTGGGACAAAAAGGTACAATTATACATACCGGATTTGATAAGTTTAATGTTCGTGCGAATACCAGTTTCTCTGCGTTGAACAAAAAGCTTCGTTTCGGAGAGAATTTACAATACAGTTTTACAGAAGGATATGGAATCGGGGTTAATACCAATACGGCCGGTGATTATATCGGTGAGGGGAGCGCGTTAGGATTTGCATACCGTATACATAATATTATTCCTGTCTATGATGAGGGCGGTAATTTTGCCGGATCACTGGGCGGAAAATATGGTAACGGTGAAAATCCTGTGGCTATAGCTTACCGAGCAAAGGATAACAAAAATAAGAATAACTTCTTCTTTGGAAATGCCTTTACGGAATATGACATCATTGATGGCCTTACTTTACGTACAAACTTTGGTTTGAAATATGAAAATTATAATGGCGTATCTTACAGATATCCTAATCCGGAATTTACGGAAGGTAATTTCAGTAATTCTATAAGTGAGTATTTTGGATTTACAACAGAATGGACCTGGACCAATACCTTAAACTACAGAAAAACTTTCGGTGATCACAATCTGAATATTCTTGCCGGTACGGAAGCTATTCAAAACAGATACAGACAGCTGGATGGAAGTGGTCGTGATCTGTTTACCATGAGCAGTCTGGATTATCTGTACTTAGGTGCTGCTTCCGGACAATCCAGTACAAGTGAAGGAACCGTAGGATCTATGTTCTCCCTTTTTGGTAAAGTAGATTACTCTTTCAAGGATCGTTATATCCTGAGTGCGACTATCCGTCGTGACGGATCATCCAACTTTGGTTCAGCCAATAAGTATGGGGTATTTCCGGGAGTAAGTGGTGCATGGCGTGTATCTGAAGAAGAATTTCTGAAAGGTACTAGCTGGTTGTCCGATCTGAAATTGAGAGCTGGGTATGGTGTAACCGGTAATCAGCGTATCCCGTCTGATCAGTATTTCAGAAGATTTGAATCCGCAGTCAACTCGTCTTCATATCCTATCAACGGAACCGTGCTGACAGGTATGTGGTTAAGTGACTACGATAATTCAAATGTAAAATGGGAGCAGGTTTCTGCATTAAACCTGGGTATTGACTTCTCTATTCTCAATGGAGATTTAGATGGGTCATTTGACTGGTACAATAAGAAAACAACAGATATGCTTTATCGTTTGCCGTTACCTGCAATTGCAGTAGGTCGCGCTAATTCACCGTATGTCAATGTGGGGGAAATGCAGAATAAAGGTATAGAGTTCTCCTTAAATTACCACTATGGCAAACGTCAGCAGAGACCATTTACATTAGATCTGTCCGCAAATATTTCCCGTAATATTAATAAAGTCGTTTCATTGGCACCGTCTATTTCGCAGGATATTTACGGAAGTTTCAGAAGTATGGAAACTTCTCTCCTGAAAGCCGGAGAGCCATTGGGTTCATTCTTTGGTTATAAAGTGATCGGTATCTATCAAAGCGCCAGCGATGTAGCAAGTTCGCCATCATATGAACTGGCCAGAGCCGGTGGTCTGAAATATGAGGATATCAACGGAGATGGAAAGATCGATGCCAGCGACCGTACGGTTATCGGTAGTCCGCATCCGGATTTTGTATATTCCTTTAACATCAGTGGGGCATACAAGAATTTTGATTTCATGATGTACTTCTATGGTTCACAGGGAAATCAAAACTATGAAGCAACGCGTTACTTTACTGATTTTGGTGTATTCAAAGGACAGAAAAGTGTTCGTGTACTGGATGAGTGGAGTCCTACAAATACTTCAAGTATGATTCCTTCCCAAGGAGGAAGTGACGTTTCTTCACTGGAGTATGCATCATCGAGCTATTATATTCAGGATGCGAGTTTCTTAAAATTGAAAAATCTGCAAATCGGATATAGTCTTCCAACAGAAAAAATATTTAAATCAACTAGTGGGGTTCGCAAACTGAGAGTCTATTTCGGTGTGACCAATCTGTTTACTATTACCAAATATGAAGGATTAGATCCGGAAGTTTCGGCCACACCTTCAGATTATCCTGCATTTGGGGTGGACTTTGGAGTTTATCCGCAATCCCGTCAGTATATGTTAGGACTCAGTTTAGGTTTTTAA
- a CDS encoding RagB/SusD family nutrient uptake outer membrane protein, translated as MKKRNIITTILGASILMMSSCGKDFLEKAPQGKLTDEEVANKDGVEQVLLGTYGILNGNVSGTWGNYSSAPSQWLFGEVASDNAHKGSTSTDQPNMNLIESYISNSANDNLSQMWQVYYEGVLRANNTLKLLRLDQEGAKTIGADRAKTIEGEARMLRAHYYFFLWRVFKNIPYVSEATTTDEAKTVPNNTDVLPMIIDDLKFAVDNLPLTKINGETGRMDQNIAKAYLGKVYLYQKKYGEALVLFKDVIGSKDITVMPFQNNFDVTTEDGPETLLVSKHAINPDGSGDNANVGDMLSGLNGNNPVGCCGFYQPTIDLVNAYKVDTDGLPLLDNSYRTIPYVSDLNNEAGYTLNVALRFDPRLDYTVGRRGVQYLDYGVMPGAAWVRDQPYAGPFVGIKTMIPQSQFGKFAAADRYLTALDVNIIRLADVILMAAECQVELNDLDAAVKLVNSIRIRASKLPPKLTADGVPAAVYEVKPYPSFPDQEYARKAVRFERRLELAMEGHRFYDLVRWGQAKQVIESYSAFEGGFLSAFKGLIFNSRNEYFPIPQDEIDKSNGTLKQNEGY; from the coding sequence ATGAAAAAGAGAAATATAATAACTACAATATTGGGCGCATCTATTCTGATGATGTCGTCTTGCGGTAAAGATTTTTTAGAAAAAGCACCACAGGGTAAGTTGACAGATGAAGAAGTCGCTAATAAAGATGGGGTAGAGCAGGTATTGCTGGGAACTTATGGTATTCTGAATGGTAATGTGAGTGGCACCTGGGGTAATTACTCTTCTGCGCCAAGTCAATGGCTGTTTGGCGAAGTCGCCTCAGATAATGCGCATAAAGGATCTACATCTACAGATCAGCCTAATATGAATCTGATCGAATCTTATATCTCCAACAGTGCCAATGATAATCTCAGTCAGATGTGGCAGGTGTATTACGAAGGTGTTCTTCGCGCAAATAATACCCTTAAATTACTGAGACTGGATCAGGAGGGCGCAAAAACAATCGGTGCAGACCGTGCGAAGACCATTGAAGGCGAAGCTCGTATGTTACGTGCGCACTATTACTTCTTTCTGTGGAGAGTATTTAAGAATATTCCTTATGTAAGCGAAGCAACGACTACAGACGAAGCAAAGACCGTCCCGAATAATACAGATGTGCTTCCTATGATTATTGATGATCTTAAATTTGCTGTAGATAATCTGCCGCTGACCAAGATCAATGGAGAGACAGGACGGATGGATCAGAATATTGCTAAAGCCTATTTGGGAAAAGTATACCTGTATCAGAAAAAGTATGGCGAAGCTTTAGTTTTGTTTAAAGATGTGATCGGAAGCAAAGACATCACCGTCATGCCATTTCAAAATAACTTTGATGTAACTACAGAAGATGGTCCGGAAACCTTGCTGGTATCCAAACATGCCATTAATCCGGACGGCAGTGGCGATAATGCTAATGTCGGAGATATGCTTAGCGGTCTGAACGGAAATAATCCGGTAGGATGCTGTGGATTTTATCAACCTACGATTGACCTGGTAAATGCTTATAAAGTCGATACGGATGGATTGCCATTGCTGGATAATTCTTATCGTACTATTCCTTATGTCTCTGATCTTAATAACGAAGCAGGCTATACGCTGAATGTAGCCTTGAGATTCGATCCGCGACTGGACTATACCGTAGGACGCCGGGGTGTTCAATATCTGGATTATGGTGTTATGCCGGGTGCTGCCTGGGTACGCGATCAGCCCTATGCCGGACCTTTTGTAGGAATTAAAACAATGATTCCGCAAAGTCAGTTTGGGAAATTTGCTGCAGCAGATCGCTATCTGACCGCACTGGATGTCAATATTATTCGTCTGGCGGATGTTATTCTGATGGCTGCCGAATGTCAGGTAGAATTGAATGATCTGGATGCTGCAGTGAAACTCGTGAATTCCATCCGTATCAGAGCCTCCAAATTGCCTCCGAAATTGACCGCAGACGGTGTGCCGGCAGCAGTATATGAAGTAAAACCTTATCCATCTTTTCCAGATCAGGAATATGCACGTAAAGCTGTCCGTTTCGAAAGACGTCTGGAACTTGCAATGGAGGGGCATCGGTTTTATGACCTGGTCAGATGGGGACAGGCTAAACAGGTTATAGAAAGTTACTCTGCATTTGAAGGTGGATTCCTGTCTGCGTTTAAAGGTTTGATTTTCAATAGCAGAAATGAGTACTTCCCGATTCCTCAGGATGAAATCGATAAGAGTAACGGTACATTGAAGCAAAATGAAGGATATTAA
- a CDS encoding DUF3098 domain-containing protein, translated as MAQTNKTTKSSTAKAGNYKGGFVFGKINYQLFAASVAIVIIGFFLMSGTSDIYSFTKITLAPIVVVLGFAIGFVAILYRPKNKNV; from the coding sequence ATGGCTCAAACGAATAAAACGACAAAATCTTCTACTGCAAAAGCAGGAAATTATAAAGGAGGTTTTGTTTTTGGAAAGATTAATTATCAGCTGTTTGCTGCAAGTGTAGCAATCGTTATTATTGGATTTTTTCTGATGTCCGGAACTTCAGACATCTATAGTTTCACTAAAATTACATTAGCTCCCATTGTTGTTGTATTAGGGTTCGCAATAGGTTTTGTAGCCATATTGTATAGACCTAAGAACAAGAACGTATAA
- a CDS encoding cell division protein FtsX: protein MSGYELSTTKKKTKSVYVSTVISIALVLLMTGLLGLILVHARNLSKYVKENIVLNVIVNDATTEGDVLSMQKDIEKDPYVLRTEYISKELAAKNLKEDLGEDFVEFLGHNPLLPSIDVYLKEQYANTDSIQTFIKKVSNNSKVKEVVYQESLIDMVNKNIKVISIVVLAFTVILLIIAVALINNTIRLAIYSQRFLIKSMQLIGATKNFIRKPYIIYGIVHGLLGSLIAILLLLFTLQFSQKQIPELVFLRNWYEFGAIFLVVIILGILISGLSTYFAVTKYLKAKSHSLYR from the coding sequence ATGTCAGGATACGAGTTAAGCACGACCAAGAAAAAAACGAAATCAGTATATGTCTCTACAGTTATCAGTATTGCACTGGTGCTGTTAATGACAGGACTTTTAGGTCTTATTCTTGTTCATGCACGAAATCTTTCCAAATATGTAAAAGAGAATATCGTCCTCAATGTTATTGTGAATGATGCAACGACAGAGGGTGACGTACTTTCTATGCAAAAAGATATTGAAAAAGATCCTTACGTATTACGTACGGAATATATCAGTAAAGAATTGGCTGCTAAGAACCTGAAAGAGGATCTTGGTGAAGATTTCGTAGAATTTCTAGGACATAACCCGTTGCTGCCTTCTATTGATGTATATCTGAAAGAACAATACGCCAATACAGACAGTATACAGACTTTTATCAAAAAAGTGTCTAACAACAGCAAAGTCAAAGAGGTGGTTTATCAGGAATCCCTGATCGATATGGTCAATAAAAACATTAAAGTAATCAGTATCGTTGTACTTGCCTTTACTGTCATCCTGCTTATTATTGCTGTAGCCCTGATCAATAACACCATTCGTCTGGCGATCTATTCGCAACGTTTTCTGATCAAAAGTATGCAGCTTATCGGTGCAACCAAAAACTTTATCCGTAAGCCATATATCATATACGGAATTGTTCACGGACTCTTAGGTTCACTGATCGCTATTCTTCTGCTCCTGTTTACACTGCAGTTTTCGCAAAAGCAAATTCCGGAACTGGTATTCCTGCGCAACTGGTATGAGTTTGGTGCGATTTTCCTTGTGGTCATTATCTTAGGAATACTGATTTCAGGATTAAGTACTTACTTTGCTGTCACCAAGTATCTAAAAGCTAAATCACACAGTCTATACCGTTAA
- the leuS gene encoding leucine--tRNA ligase → MEYNHKALEKKWQRFWADHHTFRSADSQDKPKYYVLDMFPYPSGAGLHVGHPLGYIASDIFSRYKRSKGFNVLHPMGYDSFGLPAEQYAIQTGQHPAITTEANINRYREQMDNIGFSYDWSREIRTSEPDYYKWTQWIFMQLFNSWYNNDLDKAVSIDTLVQHFENVGSKGINSVCDEDILEFTADEWKGFDEEKQQRELLKYRIAYLRESTVNWCAALGTVLANDEVINGVSERGGYPVEQKKMMQWSMRITAYADRLLRGLDTIDWPEPLVEMQRNWIGKSVGASVRFPLPQLDNYIEVFTTRVDTIFGVSFVVLAPEHELVTALTTPDQESEVKAYIDKTNKKSELDRMADTKTVSGAFTGSYAKHPITGQDVQIWIADYVLASYGTGAVMAVPSGDQRDYVFAKHFNLPIIPISDTQQIEEEADPNKNGRYINSGFINGLNYQEAVPALISKLEELKLGKAKINFRMRDAIFGRQRYWGEPVPVYFKNGLPYLIKEEELPLLLPEVDKYLPTETGEPPLGRAEDWKYEDQYEYELSTMPGWAGSSWYWFRYMDPQNADAFASEEAVAYWKAVDLYIGGSEHATGHLLYSRFWNKFLKDIGCHNEEEPFKKLINQGMIQGRSNFVYRILDEEGRGTNQFVSYGLKEQYKTIALHVDVNIVVNDMLNLEKFRQFRPDFADAEFILENGKYHCGAEVEKMSKSKFNVVNPDDIIDTYGADTLRLYEMFLGPLEQAKPWNTNGIEGVYKFLKKVWRLFHNAEGNFQVSDETPVKAEYKALHKIIRKVEDDIERFSFNTSVSAFMICVNELTELRCNKRAILEQLIIVLQPYAPHIAEELWSLSGHEAGSISYAPYPVFNPEYLVESEFAYPVSVNGKMKLNLPLALDLEAKAVEEIVLNNADVQKYLDGKPVKKIIFVKGKIINIVV, encoded by the coding sequence ATGGAGTACAATCATAAAGCATTAGAGAAGAAGTGGCAAAGATTTTGGGCTGATCATCACACCTTCAGATCGGCAGATTCTCAGGACAAACCCAAGTATTATGTACTGGATATGTTTCCTTATCCGTCAGGTGCGGGACTGCACGTAGGACATCCGCTTGGATATATAGCTTCCGATATTTTTTCAAGATATAAGCGTTCAAAAGGGTTTAATGTTTTGCATCCTATGGGGTACGATTCCTTTGGACTTCCGGCAGAACAGTATGCTATCCAGACAGGACAACATCCGGCGATCACCACAGAAGCGAATATCAACCGATACCGGGAGCAAATGGATAATATTGGGTTCTCTTATGACTGGAGTCGTGAGATCCGTACTTCAGAACCGGATTATTACAAATGGACGCAATGGATCTTTATGCAATTGTTTAACTCCTGGTATAACAATGATTTGGATAAAGCTGTGTCTATAGATACATTAGTTCAGCATTTCGAAAATGTCGGTTCAAAAGGCATCAATTCGGTGTGTGATGAAGATATCCTTGAATTTACAGCAGATGAATGGAAAGGATTTGACGAAGAGAAGCAACAGCGTGAATTATTAAAATACCGTATCGCTTATCTGCGCGAAAGCACAGTTAACTGGTGTGCTGCTCTGGGAACGGTATTGGCCAATGATGAGGTGATCAATGGGGTTTCTGAGCGTGGAGGCTATCCTGTAGAACAAAAGAAAATGATGCAATGGTCTATGCGTATCACAGCATATGCTGACCGCCTGCTTCGCGGACTGGACACCATAGACTGGCCGGAGCCTTTGGTAGAAATGCAGCGTAACTGGATTGGTAAGTCAGTAGGTGCTTCTGTCAGATTTCCGTTGCCACAGTTAGATAACTATATTGAAGTCTTTACAACACGTGTGGACACTATTTTTGGTGTTTCTTTCGTAGTGTTGGCTCCTGAACATGAATTAGTAACAGCTTTAACAACTCCGGATCAGGAATCCGAGGTAAAAGCATATATAGATAAGACGAATAAAAAGTCTGAACTGGATCGTATGGCGGATACAAAGACCGTATCCGGAGCATTTACCGGTTCCTATGCCAAACATCCGATTACAGGACAAGATGTACAGATCTGGATTGCTGATTATGTACTGGCCAGCTATGGCACCGGAGCTGTAATGGCTGTACCATCCGGAGATCAGCGGGATTATGTGTTCGCTAAACATTTTAATCTTCCGATTATTCCGATATCAGATACACAGCAGATAGAAGAAGAAGCGGATCCGAATAAAAATGGACGCTATATCAATTCCGGCTTTATTAATGGCCTGAATTATCAGGAAGCTGTTCCGGCATTGATCTCCAAACTGGAAGAACTTAAACTTGGAAAAGCCAAGATTAATTTCCGTATGCGGGACGCTATATTCGGTCGTCAGCGTTATTGGGGTGAGCCGGTTCCGGTATATTTCAAAAACGGACTTCCGTATCTCATTAAAGAAGAAGAACTGCCTTTGCTTCTTCCTGAAGTAGATAAATATCTGCCAACTGAAACCGGTGAACCTCCTTTAGGAAGAGCCGAAGATTGGAAATATGAAGATCAGTATGAGTATGAGTTAAGTACAATGCCGGGTTGGGCAGGTTCCAGCTGGTATTGGTTCCGTTATATGGACCCGCAAAATGCAGATGCCTTTGCTTCCGAAGAGGCGGTGGCTTACTGGAAAGCTGTAGATTTATATATAGGTGGATCAGAGCATGCTACGGGTCATTTGCTGTACTCACGCTTCTGGAATAAATTCTTAAAAGACATAGGTTGTCACAATGAGGAAGAACCCTTCAAGAAGCTGATCAATCAAGGGATGATTCAGGGGAGATCCAATTTTGTATATCGTATTCTGGATGAAGAAGGAAGAGGTACGAATCAGTTTGTATCCTACGGTTTAAAAGAGCAGTATAAAACAATCGCATTGCATGTGGATGTAAATATTGTCGTAAATGATATGCTGAATCTGGAAAAATTCAGACAGTTCAGACCTGATTTTGCTGATGCCGAATTCATTCTTGAAAACGGAAAGTATCACTGTGGTGCAGAAGTAGAGAAAATGTCTAAATCTAAATTCAACGTAGTGAATCCGGATGACATTATCGATACCTATGGCGCAGATACACTTCGCTTGTACGAAATGTTCCTTGGGCCACTTGAACAAGCTAAGCCATGGAATACAAATGGTATTGAAGGCGTATATAAATTCCTGAAAAAAGTATGGCGTCTGTTTCACAATGCAGAAGGAAACTTCCAAGTATCGGATGAAACACCTGTAAAAGCAGAATATAAAGCATTACATAAAATCATCCGGAAAGTAGAAGATGATATCGAACGTTTTTCGTTTAATACATCGGTATCTGCATTTATGATCTGTGTGAATGAGCTTACAGAACTAAGATGTAATAAACGTGCTATTCTGGAACAGTTAATTATCGTATTACAGCCATATGCACCACACATAGCAGAGGAATTATGGTCATTGTCTGGCCATGAAGCCGGCAGTATATCTTATGCTCCGTACCCTGTGTTCAATCCGGAATATCTTGTAGAATCCGAATTTGCGTATCCGGTATCTGTAAACGGGAAGATGAAGCTTAATCTTCCTCTTGCATTGGATCTGGAAGCCAAAGCAGTAGAAGAGATTGTATTGAACAATGCTGATGTACAAAAATATCTGGATGGAAAGCCTGTAAAGAAGATCATCTTTGTAAAAGGGAAGATCATTAATATTGTCGTTTAA
- a CDS encoding undecaprenyl-diphosphate phosphatase, which translates to MNLIQVIVLAIIEGLTEFLPVSSTGHMIIATALMGIEPTPFVKLFTIVIQLGTILSVLVLYYKRFFKSLTFYYKLVVAAIPASILGLLLNDYIDQWLESPLMVAVMLVVGGIILLFVDKWFNKPTTDDSDDISYAQAFKIGLYQCLALIPGTSRSASTIVGGMTQKLTRKAAAEFSFFLALPMMFGASAVKLLKFFKEGNTFTGEEINLLIIGNVIGFIVAIIAIKSFIGILTKYGFKAFGWYRIIIGMIILIMLLTGHSLQII; encoded by the coding sequence ATGAATTTAATTCAAGTTATCGTCCTGGCCATTATCGAAGGCCTGACAGAATTTTTACCCGTTTCCTCAACGGGGCATATGATTATTGCAACGGCACTGATGGGCATTGAGCCGACGCCTTTTGTCAAACTCTTCACCATCGTTATTCAACTGGGAACCATTTTATCCGTACTGGTTCTGTATTACAAACGTTTTTTCAAATCGCTGACCTTCTATTACAAACTTGTAGTAGCTGCGATTCCGGCATCTATACTAGGACTATTACTGAACGATTATATCGATCAGTGGCTGGAGAGCCCGCTAATGGTTGCAGTAATGCTAGTTGTAGGTGGGATTATCTTATTGTTTGTAGACAAATGGTTCAATAAACCTACTACGGACGATTCAGATGACATCTCTTATGCGCAGGCATTCAAGATTGGTCTTTACCAATGTCTGGCTTTAATACCCGGTACATCACGCTCTGCGAGCACGATTGTCGGAGGTATGACACAAAAATTAACCCGTAAGGCTGCAGCAGAATTTTCTTTCTTTCTGGCTTTGCCGATGATGTTTGGTGCATCAGCAGTCAAACTGCTGAAATTCTTTAAAGAAGGTAATACATTTACAGGAGAAGAGATCAATCTTCTGATTATCGGTAATGTTATCGGGTTTATTGTAGCAATTATTGCAATAAAATCTTTTATCGGAATTCTGACTAAATATGGTTTTAAAGCTTTTGGTTGGTACAGAATTATTATTGGCATGATTATCCTTATCATGTTATTGACAGGTCACAGCCTACAAATCATCTAA